The Callospermophilus lateralis isolate mCalLat2 chromosome 3, mCalLat2.hap1, whole genome shotgun sequence genome has a segment encoding these proteins:
- the Eddm3b gene encoding epididymal secretory protein E3-beta, whose protein sequence is MASSLKVWVTLLALLCLQCSLLLHSENISRRKFMEEHHLSPSQDFASYKCNNLMKKGNLSHKLSHMFIYISWYKIEHICVSSKWNDRYRNTYIWAQRPIKTLTCHWEKLNNYRETRSYSHIQFHCSMDGYVDNIEDVKLINPLFN, encoded by the coding sequence ATGGCATCCTCTCTAAAGGTCTGGGTCACTCTCTTGGCCCTGCTGTGTCTCCAATGCAGTTTACTTTTGCACAGTGAGAACATTTCCAGGAGGAAATTTATGGAAGAACATCACCTAAGTCCAAGCCAAGATTTTGCTTCCTACAAATGTAACAATCTCATGAAAAAAGGAAATCTGAGCCACAAGCTCTCTCACATGTTCATTTATATCTCATGGTACAAAATTGAGCATATATGCGTTAGTAGCAAATGGAATGACCGTTACAGAAATACATACATATGGGCCCAGCGTCCCATCAAAACACTCACTTGTCACTGGGAGAAATTAAATAACTACAGAGAGACCAGGAGCTATAGCCATATTCAATTCCATTGTAGCATGGATGGGTATGTTGATAATATAGAAGATGTGAAGCTCATAAATCCTCTCTTCAACTAG
- the LOC143395101 gene encoding ribonuclease 4 — MALQRTHSLLLLLLLTLLGLQLVQPSYGQDRMYQRFLRQHVDPQETGGNDNYCNLMMQRRKMTLHRCKSFNTFIHEDIWSIRSICSTENIQCKNGKMNCHEGVVKVTDCKETGSSRTSNCRYRAKASTRRVVVACEGDPEVPVHFDR, encoded by the coding sequence ATGGCTCTGCAGAGGACCCATTCATTGCTTCTGCTCTTGCTGCTCACCCTGCTAGGGCTACAGCTGGTGCAGCCTTCCTATGGCCAGGATCGCATGTACCAGCGGTTTCTGCGGCAACATGTGGACCCTCAGGAGACAGGTGGCAATGATAACTACTGCAACTTGATGATGCAAAGACGGAAGATGACTTTACATCGGTGCAAGAGCTTCAACACCTTCATCCATGAAGACATCTGGAGTATTCGCAGCATCTGTAGCACTGAAAATATCCAGTGCAAGAACGGCAAGATGAACTGTCATGAGGGTGTAGTGAAGGTCACAGACTGCAAGGAGACAGGAAGTTCCAGGACCTCCAACTGCAGATATCGGGCTAAGGCAAGCACTAGGCGGGTGGTAGTTGCTTGTGAAGGTGACCCAGAGGTGCCTGTGCACTTTGACAGATAA
- the Rnase6 gene encoding ribonuclease K6, with the protein MILNLGCFPLLLMLLGLWSTVCPLCALPERLTKAHWFEIQHIQPGLLQCNRAMGGVNNYTQHCKPENTFLHDSFQNVAVACNMPHVICKNGQNNCHQSAKPVNMTKCKLTAGKYPHCHYRDTAQYRFFIVACDPPQKSDPPYQLVPVHLDKLI; encoded by the coding sequence ATGATACTAAATCTGGGATGCTTTCCTCTCCTCCTAATGCTGCTGGGACTATGGAGCACAGTGTGCCCACTTTGTGCTTTGCCTGAGAGGCTCACCAAGGCTCATTGGTTTGAAATCCAGCACATACAGCCAGGTCTTCTCCAATGCAACAGGGCAATGGGTGGTGTCAACAATTACACTCAGCATTGTAAGCCTGAAAACACCTTCCTGCATGACTCTTTTCAGAATGTAGCTGTTGCCTGCAATATGCCCCACGTCATCTGCAAGAACGGCCAGAACAATTGCCACCAGAGTGCAAAGCCTGTTAACATGACCAAATGCAAACTCACTGCAGGGAAGTATCCTCACTgtcattacagggatactgcccaaTACAGATTCTTCATTGTTGCCTGTGACCCCCCTCAGAAGAGTGACCCTCCCTATCAGTTGGTTCCTGTACACTTGGATAAGCTCATCTAA